In the Alkaliphilus oremlandii OhILAs genome, one interval contains:
- the kamC gene encoding lysine 5,6-aminomutase reactivase ATPase KamC, whose protein sequence is MLDHWMSIQTKKEIGLVDVLEKLVIISAYGLWKKNSLQPFCPDSIQCLNGELEAVAQMKGLIENSPSVSNGIIRLLREIKDVRGSLERSIRDEILNEVELFEIKNQLMVMMEIRKLLLKEERISIEKVKLMEMDDIVKLLDPENSGMRTFYIYDQYSTLLTDIRDKIANIEKQMWILKKKNKRVLEKDSEASIPEYIDEDLNRLTLALDQLKMQEEEEELRIRQWLSQEIKNHYDIIFQNIHAIGELDFILSKARFAIESKSVRPEIIQNQKIRFVEGRHIPLESHLKEKGAVYTPVDIKIHKGVTVITGANMGGKTISLKLIALITAMAQLGFYVPAKSATVGLFDFIYFSSGDQQSLQSGLSTFGGEIHGISQVLGRNGEKGLLLIDELARGTNPMEGYGISKGIITYLKKSTFISIITTHFDGLSNMEDIQHLQVVGLKNINLEEMKRELSKVDGKKQVLEKYMDYRLEEMKSSAEVPRDAILVARLMGLNEEILNIAKEAVSEANR, encoded by the coding sequence ATGTTGGATCATTGGATGAGTATTCAAACGAAGAAGGAAATCGGTCTTGTGGATGTTCTAGAGAAGCTGGTGATTATTTCAGCATATGGGTTGTGGAAGAAGAATAGCCTTCAGCCATTTTGCCCTGACAGCATACAATGCTTAAATGGGGAGCTGGAAGCCGTAGCTCAAATGAAGGGCCTCATTGAAAACAGTCCCAGTGTTTCGAACGGAATCATTCGACTTTTAAGAGAGATTAAGGATGTTCGAGGTTCCTTAGAACGGTCTATAAGAGATGAAATACTCAATGAAGTAGAGTTATTTGAGATTAAAAATCAGCTGATGGTAATGATGGAAATTAGAAAGCTTTTACTGAAAGAGGAAAGAATCTCTATTGAAAAAGTCAAGTTGATGGAAATGGACGATATAGTAAAGCTTTTAGACCCCGAAAACTCTGGTATGAGAACCTTTTATATTTACGATCAGTATTCCACCTTATTAACAGATATTCGGGATAAAATAGCAAATATAGAGAAACAAATGTGGATATTGAAGAAAAAAAACAAACGGGTTTTAGAAAAAGACTCGGAGGCTTCAATCCCTGAATATATAGATGAAGATTTGAATCGTTTGACCTTGGCGCTGGATCAACTAAAAATGCAGGAAGAAGAGGAAGAACTGAGAATTCGCCAATGGCTATCTCAGGAGATTAAGAATCATTATGATATTATTTTTCAAAACATCCATGCAATAGGTGAACTGGATTTCATATTGTCGAAAGCGAGATTCGCCATAGAGAGCAAATCTGTAAGACCGGAGATAATCCAAAATCAGAAGATCCGCTTTGTAGAGGGGAGGCATATTCCTTTAGAGAGCCATTTGAAAGAAAAAGGTGCTGTGTACACTCCGGTGGATATAAAAATTCATAAAGGTGTAACCGTAATTACGGGGGCAAATATGGGTGGGAAAACCATCTCTTTAAAATTAATCGCCTTAATTACAGCCATGGCGCAGCTAGGATTCTATGTTCCTGCAAAAAGTGCTACCGTAGGACTATTCGACTTTATTTATTTTTCCTCTGGGGATCAACAATCCTTGCAATCTGGACTTTCTACCTTTGGAGGAGAGATCCATGGCATCAGCCAAGTTTTAGGCAGAAATGGAGAAAAGGGTCTTTTGCTCATCGATGAGCTGGCAAGAGGAACGAACCCTATGGAGGGATACGGGATTTCGAAAGGGATCATTACGTATTTGAAGAAATCCACCTTCATATCCATTATAACCACACATTTTGATGGTTTGAGTAATATGGAAGATATTCAGCATCTCCAAGTGGTCGGATTAAAAAACATCAATTTGGAAGAAATGAAAAGGGAGCTATCCAAAGTAGATGGAAAGAAGCAGGTATTAGAGAAATACATGGATTATAGGCTGGAAGAAATGAAATCTTCGGCGGAGGTACCTCGAGACGCCATATTAGTAGCACGACTGATGGGACTGAACGAAGAGATTTTAAATATTGCAAAAGAAGCAGTATCAGAAGCCAATAGATAG
- the kamD gene encoding lysine 5,6-aminomutase subunit alpha: protein MSKLNLDQNLIQKARNAAFHITNDVQDFIESHTTVAVERTICRLLGIDGVDETETPLPNVIVDHIVQGGGLSQGVAYWIGNAMVQTGKTPQEIAEAVGKGELDLIKLSAGDRSAIAAAINEIAVKTADRIRENRRTRENYIDTLGEGKKPYLYVIVATGNIFEDVIQAQSAVRQGADVIAVIRTTGQSLLDYVPYGPTTEGFGGTYATQENFRIMRKALDEVGKEVGRYIRLCNYCSGLCMPEIAAMGAMERLDMMLNDALYGILFRDINMQRTLVDQYFSRIINGFAGIIINTGEDNYLTTADAVEEAYTVLASQFINEQFALKAGIPEEQMGLGHAFEMDPNLTNGFLFELAQAQMAREIFPKAPLKYMPPTKFMTGDIFKGHIQNALFNITSIWTNQGIQLLGMLTEAIHTPHMHDRALSIDNAKYIFNNCRDLGEEIEFKQDGLIQKRAQEVLKDATALLEQIEKDGLFVTIEGGKFGGVKRSRTGGKGLHGVVRKTEGYFNPFIDLLLRGER from the coding sequence GTGAGCAAATTAAATTTAGATCAAAATTTAATTCAAAAAGCAAGGAATGCAGCGTTTCATATCACAAACGATGTGCAGGACTTTATAGAATCTCATACAACTGTTGCAGTAGAGAGAACGATTTGTAGACTATTAGGGATCGACGGAGTGGACGAAACAGAAACACCTCTGCCAAATGTTATCGTGGACCACATCGTACAAGGTGGTGGTCTTTCACAAGGTGTAGCTTATTGGATCGGGAATGCTATGGTTCAAACAGGAAAGACGCCACAGGAAATTGCTGAAGCTGTTGGAAAGGGAGAGTTGGATCTCATCAAGCTTTCTGCTGGAGATCGTAGTGCCATTGCAGCTGCTATCAACGAAATTGCAGTAAAAACTGCAGATAGAATCAGAGAAAATAGAAGAACAAGAGAAAACTATATCGATACATTAGGCGAAGGAAAAAAACCATACCTCTATGTAATTGTTGCCACTGGAAATATTTTTGAAGATGTTATTCAAGCACAATCTGCTGTAAGACAAGGGGCAGATGTTATTGCCGTTATTCGAACCACAGGACAGAGCTTACTGGACTACGTTCCTTATGGGCCTACAACGGAAGGGTTTGGTGGAACCTACGCCACACAGGAAAACTTTAGAATCATGAGAAAAGCATTGGACGAGGTTGGAAAAGAAGTAGGTCGCTATATTAGACTTTGTAACTACTGCTCCGGACTTTGTATGCCAGAAATCGCTGCCATGGGTGCCATGGAAAGATTGGATATGATGCTCAATGATGCCCTATACGGTATTTTATTCAGAGATATCAACATGCAAAGAACATTAGTCGATCAATATTTCTCAAGAATAATCAATGGATTTGCCGGAATCATCATCAATACTGGAGAAGACAATTATTTAACCACAGCCGATGCCGTTGAAGAAGCTTATACAGTTCTTGCTTCCCAATTCATCAATGAGCAATTTGCTTTAAAAGCTGGTATTCCAGAGGAGCAAATGGGTCTTGGCCATGCTTTCGAAATGGATCCAAATCTTACAAATGGTTTCTTATTTGAATTAGCACAAGCTCAAATGGCGAGAGAAATATTCCCGAAAGCACCACTAAAATATATGCCGCCAACTAAGTTTATGACAGGCGATATATTTAAAGGGCATATTCAGAATGCATTATTCAATATTACTTCTATTTGGACGAACCAAGGAATTCAATTATTGGGAATGCTTACAGAAGCCATTCATACGCCACATATGCATGATAGAGCGTTATCCATCGATAATGCAAAATATATCTTTAATAATTGTAGAGATTTAGGGGAAGAAATAGAGTTTAAGCAAGATGGGCTAATCCAAAAGAGAGCACAAGAAGTTCTGAAGGACGCAACCGCTTTACTAGAGCAAATCGAAAAAGATGGATTATTTGTTACCATCGAGGGTGGTAAATTTGGTGGCGTAAAAAGATCCAGAACAGGTGGTAAAGGTTTACATGGTGTAGTTAGAAAAACTGAAGGCTACTTTAATCCTTTCATAGATTTACTTTTAAGAGGGGAGCGATAA
- the kamE gene encoding lysine 5,6-aminomutase subunit beta — MLVQQVDLTKVKPYGDTLNDGMTQLSFTLPVPFGEEGKEAARQLVAKMGLTEPSVVNMQDLGDGYTYFIVYGKCQHSVDYTSIVVPKVEGDVMEKEEVEEYIEKNIGRNVVIVGACTGTDAHTVGIDAIMNMKGYAGHYGLERYKGIEAYNLGSQVPNEELIAKAIELKADALLVSQVVTQKDVHIMNMTNLVELLEAEGLRDKLIVVGGGPRISHELAKELGYDAGFGSGSYAEDVASFVVTQMVERKLI, encoded by the coding sequence ATGTTGGTACAACAAGTCGATTTAACCAAAGTAAAACCGTACGGGGATACCTTAAACGATGGCATGACCCAGCTGAGCTTTACACTACCTGTACCTTTTGGTGAAGAGGGTAAGGAAGCAGCAAGACAACTCGTTGCAAAAATGGGCTTAACAGAGCCAAGTGTAGTTAACATGCAAGATTTAGGAGACGGCTACACCTACTTTATCGTATACGGTAAATGTCAGCATTCTGTAGACTATACTTCCATCGTAGTTCCAAAGGTTGAAGGGGATGTTATGGAAAAGGAAGAAGTAGAAGAATATATTGAAAAAAATATTGGAAGAAATGTGGTTATCGTTGGTGCATGTACAGGAACCGATGCCCATACGGTAGGGATCGATGCCATCATGAACATGAAGGGCTATGCTGGACACTATGGATTAGAAAGATATAAAGGAATAGAAGCGTATAACCTGGGTAGCCAGGTGCCAAATGAGGAATTAATTGCAAAGGCCATTGAATTAAAGGCAGATGCCCTTTTAGTTTCTCAAGTAGTTACGCAAAAAGATGTTCATATCATGAATATGACAAACCTAGTAGAGTTACTAGAGGCGGAAGGTTTGAGAGATAAGCTGATCGTCGTTGGTGGTGGACCAAGAATTTCTCATGAACTAGCAAAAGAGCTTGGTTACGATGCAGGTTTTGGCTCTGGAAGCTATGCAGAGGATGTCGCATCCTTTGTCGTTACTCAAATGGTAGAAAGAAAATTAATTTAG
- a CDS encoding LytR/AlgR family response regulator transcription factor produces MKLTIGICDDDSVHVDLIKSYIESMNIPCKVDYILAYSGEELLEQLNKNIVDIVFLDIEMKTLNGIETGKKIREFTEDTIIVYLTGYRHYAVEAFEIESFHYLIKPIMETKFVKLMERILTRIEEKKTFRDREKILSIKTRDHLIQLQYDTIYYFEKYFRKLKVHTSDKTIEFYGSMNDLLEEIDTSYFIRCHQSYIVNKHKIRGIQGNTIVLDRAENFCIPISRTYKKEIMSIFYAKLFS; encoded by the coding sequence GTGAAATTGACTATTGGCATTTGTGATGATGACTCTGTTCATGTTGATTTGATTAAAAGTTACATTGAATCTATGAATATTCCTTGTAAAGTGGATTATATCTTAGCCTATAGTGGGGAAGAACTTTTGGAACAATTGAACAAAAATATAGTGGACATTGTATTTTTAGATATAGAAATGAAAACACTGAATGGAATTGAAACCGGAAAAAAAATTCGAGAATTCACTGAAGATACGATCATTGTGTATCTAACAGGGTACAGACATTATGCAGTAGAAGCCTTTGAGATTGAATCCTTTCATTATTTAATAAAACCTATTATGGAAACGAAATTTGTAAAGTTAATGGAGCGAATATTAACCAGAATTGAAGAAAAAAAGACATTTAGAGATAGAGAAAAAATATTATCAATAAAAACTAGAGATCATTTAATTCAATTACAGTACGATACGATTTATTATTTTGAGAAGTACTTTAGAAAATTAAAGGTGCATACATCGGATAAAACTATAGAATTTTATGGTTCTATGAATGATTTATTAGAGGAAATTGATACCTCGTATTTTATTAGATGCCACCAAAGCTATATAGTGAATAAGCATAAAATTAGAGGAATACAGGGAAATACTATTGTACTGGATAGAGCAGAAAATTTCTGTATTCCAATAAGTAGAACATACAAGAAAGAAATAATGAGCATTTTCTATGCGAAGCTGTTTAGCTGA